A genomic stretch from Poecilia reticulata strain Guanapo linkage group LG20, Guppy_female_1.0+MT, whole genome shotgun sequence includes:
- the LOC103456850 gene encoding uncharacterized protein LOC103456850: protein MNEIGLRRTLPDQTSGSGHTFDTSHHPSITNTILSKRVCFYKSGDPQFSGLRVVINNRTFKTFDALLDSLSKKVPLPFGVRNITTPRGIHGINTLDELEDGKSYICSDTRKVKPIDLALARRRLPPWYHARPVSSRRRTARFFPGRKNIHGDGIRTPKKLVVFRNGDPSFWHVVLLHKKTTPNYESILGHISELMQFHVSKLHTPDGRRIDGLPGLILCSGSVVAVGREPFRPAVYGANKSPSPTRRPTKQRAYKRQRTSVSKKMTPSFSSKSRNFSTSSERYIVHQIHNSVGESSCDLPTNSIESGSDRILESLAETEEETCLSNGNGEEGQDSVLPSDDNIEKSFRVNQDGSMTVEMKVRLTIKEEETVQWTTTLTRSVAADQADVACLPDPEQEVCSNPSQTSATSTDIIYKDRTREDNDDDPPSLGNGAVSDTFQEEDDNKDHNGSLPLSRRVPTPGCKKISKLRTSVESIKSVTVDEIEEGKIGSYIFSEETENRTTEQFYMENQNRTKPVPKPRRHGSVDVNSRDVSAFKSTEIMQTDSSGEEVTEAVLHIYEQQTYHDNFLANVGVHGMSASGATSETRQLCSSNEFEPSPSPAFEPVSTYRTDSRSVTSDLHLASLKPGAVQGAKTETLQQFTKSHNKPGEKEVRKDQRVFSKPKLVGKHVRLVMTPGKRQRKSSTKAAEKHKTVKPFSSAVFIKKIYGAKTKTTKHIKRRATPTWNNLPKPNAKNVHFQLSLKEKNKQMLFNTQTETSHPQKELSKNEYLNINKGVPLQSFYPSSSIAKEYVENWLEKAHSNPSSNQDKESQTAGGFTALQTQKKVGTFSEETSETSKIFELSSPENVISPSVKLRVQSFENKSVPAEEKIRVTAKNSDNHTAHANGENYNSLSQKDAQATPLLNGICSEILPPRTETEEDMATLIGTLSMELPPPPPDLLNADDFTNNAISITSSPMSSQRSHNYSLSSSPTSDEVISPDDTTLEKSSSQSKNQQGAELSRTPSIKRAPLISNRSLEKQMFLRKATVDKHASHNNGNEESKALSTPISSTGNEICTTGTTQQVEVTSEETKQPILEVGTPSFCTSVSPLSLTSDGRMSSSSVVSSETSAVGNIPFHITKLETQSPKSLMKTAKLKSSPSPERKFHTKKSSELQNTSPKLSPMTRRLLDKQVLSDKGPQKPEAPNARPLTERKHHETKALQRTSPWSKSLDMASPPGRQKLSKKPLPSNLSVDSPSEPNKGKPKKTSSQIESHQTAQMEADNSDDVKVSAGDQDISVIPELNMKPVLEKICYSIKSIRQMTKNKRPSCLEKSNSLPDFSSHVASTFGSSSNVLLAFLAVMTLKEGLTNLHMSELNANNVSCAEALKMIDSLKEIANIEDSQRLRTSLLDLQQSASMQLLQSWRGFQELGDRSKTRSVTPHTSEAGLGTTVVSELDCGIGENVINEIIENLDIPQKLKEELVSLSEGAEDDGGHGGSIPSATPRLFADQSNHEDTQNISNKECVAQDDKQNADVRSNVTIITNINQPKQPEMDRTEVLSEAAKYKPLGQATEDNGCQDWSNSVSNTKNIPQEKHICRTTSPNLQSCKYVASKGNLERHEQHQQAYTSEKSTQEREKNSGDVCSEKKPVNQELYMDCRQLTQSKNNLETDLTQNAKSAPDEETQTIPSANQDYCEQGTEKRAEVTHPGIKQEISACSNLGNLPVEKQPSSNYYVEVDVKGNKAILNTGGEKLQEEDSTETKSTVLQGQMCSMGLSLSTDDSIGSSDVEETCSEEEQPEVDCKKLQVIVEESLSGNEEEEEEPLPKFAEQTKKGRELEALTEEPEEDQVSSEDEAQYTEEAERQISPGGGSIDLLENSDVCSKNEDSSLIISESLEKIFRFNVDDSGNDDSTFEEHVDEVQPNDEDKQKRSLVEENLSYYEQECSSEEEQASKVGTFKESYAQNQEIPLRAQLEESNEEAVVESPKQQSEEVTTQSVAERVTLLEKQVAEAQKSQLAPKSSTIRHFSQRKSAPESEDFPSESTTSELALCTRSAPQSSLSFSYDSSGVITTEPEGSRVRSIREMFLARTGKDIQQRGFLSPSVSELRGETSDSGGYQSQTSSDLSGAEDDSAQKSISKGFVRRAIEMLYGKKDLEPEEASERPLSEPDQTKREPSSIFSPFQAARSKAMSELSYFNSSTALDIFSEATKCIAFNAQVGPGDSVPIDNGRWLRGENTSMRKSVSDPAGINKTFTNTFHLDELHKDAEEKTPYSLFSAKPELEDETKSQPGKCTYFSLPHASESEVCQEEMSTVSKGSKTEDSDEETKDASENSKTWAERNGTLPSIGVADFKMKDNKVHPLVELPSDGEVVVVQPGKGQVVNRRIQEPDVLDLLYSFCGEHCPIL, encoded by the exons ATGAATGAAATTGGGCTTCGGAGGACCCTCCCTGACCAGACATCAGGGAGCGGGCACACCTTTGACACGTCGCACCACCCGAGCATCACCAACACCATCCTGTCAAAGCGGGTCTGCTTCTACAAAAGTGGGGATCCTCAGTTCAGCGGCCTTCGCGTGGTCATCAACAACCGGACCTTTAAAACGTTCGATGCGCTCCTGGACAGTCTTTCCAAGAAGGTTCCCCTGCCATTTGGAGTCCGGAACATCACGACTCCGCGAGGGATTCACGGCATCAATACTCTAGACGAGCTGGAGGATGGGAAATCGTACATCTGCTCCGACACCAGGAAAGTCAAGCCCATCGACCTGGCCCTGGCCCGGAGGAGGTTACCACCTTGGTACCATGCGAGACCTGTTAGTTCTCGCCGCAGGACAGCAAGGTTTTTCCCAGGCAGGAAAAACATCCACGGAGATGGCATTCGTACACCCAAAAAACTTGTGGTTTTCCGCAATGGAGACCCCTCCTTCTGGCATGTTGTGCTGCTACACAAGAAGACTACACCAAATTATGAGTCTATCCTGGGACACATCTCAGAGCTGATGCAGTTCCATGTGAGCAAACTACACACTCCAGATGGACGACGG ATTGATGGTCTTCCAGGTTTGATTTTGTGCTCTGGAAGTGTGGTGGCTGTAGGCAGGGAGCCTTTCAGGCCTGCAGTGTACGGTGCAAATAAATCTCCAAGTCCAACAAGGCGGCCTACCAAGCAAAGGGCTTATAAAAGACAAAGGACATCAGTCT ccaaaaaaatgACGCCTTCATTTTCTTCAAAGTCTAGAAATTTCTCTACGTCATCTGAGAGGTACATCGTCCATCAGATTCACAACAGTGTTGGCGAGAGCTCCTGTGACCTACCAACTAACTCCATCGAGTCGGGTTCAGATCGAATACTGGAGTCTCTGGCAGAGACGGAGGAGGAAACCTGTCTCAGCAACGGGAATGGTGAAGAAGGGCAGGACAGCGTTCTGCCCAGTGACGACAACATCGAGAAGTCCTTTCGGGTGAATCAGGATGGCAGCATGACGGTGGAGATGAAGGTACGACTGACGATTAAAGAAGAGGAAACAGTTCAGTGGACGACCACCCTGACACGCTCAGTTGCTGCAGATCAGGCTGATGTGGCATGTTTGCCAGATCCAGAACAGGAGGTTTGCTCAAATCCTTCTCAAACTTCTGCCACTTCCACAGACATTATCTACAAGGACAGAACCAGAGAGGACAATGACGATGATCCACCGTCACTTGGAAATGGAGCTGTCAGTGACACTTTTCAGGAGGAGGATGATAATAAAGACCACAATGGGTCTTTGCCATTATCAAGAAGAGTCCCTACCCCAGGGTGCAAGAAAATAAGCAAACTCCGAACTTCTGTGGAGAGCATTAAATCTGTAACTGTGGATGAGATTGAAGAAGGAAAGATTGGTTCTTATATTTTCAGTGAAGAGACAGAGAACAGGACAACAGAGCAGTTCTACATGGAGAATCAGAACAGGACAAAACCAGTTCCCAAACCAAGACGACATGGCTCTGTGGATGTCAACAGCAGGGATGTTTCTGCATTCAAATCCACTGAAATTATGCAGACTGATTCCAGCGGAGAGGAAGTTACTGAAGCAGTCTTGCACATATATGAACAACAGACATATCATGACAATTTTCTTGCAAATGTTGGAGTTCATGGTATGTCTGCATCTGGAGCTACCTCAGAAACCAGGCAGCTTTGCTCCAGTAATGAATTTGAACCTTCACCTTCACCAGCCTTTGAGCCAGTTAGCACGTACAGAACTGACAGCAGGTCTGTAACATCAGATTTGCACCTGGCCTCTCTAAAACCTGGTGCAGTCCAaggagcaaaaacagaaacactccAGCAATTTACAAAGAGTCACAACAAGCCTGGAGAAAAAGAGGTTAGGAAAGATCAGAGGGTTTTCTCAAAACCTAAACTGGTCGGGAAACATGTCAGGCTGGTTATGACGCCAGGTAAGAGACAAAGGAAGAGTTCaacaaaagcagctgaaaaacataaaacagtgaaACCTTTCTCAAGCGCTGTCTTCATCAAGAAAATTTATGGAgctaaaacaaagacaacaaaacacataaaaaggaGAGCAACACCAACCTGGAACAACTTACCAAAGCCAAatgctaaaaatgtacattttcagttgtctttgaaagaaaagaacaagCAAATGTTGTTTAACACACAAACTGAAACAAGTCATCCACAAAAAGAACTGAGCAAAAATGAGTACTTGAATATTAATAAAGGTGTGCCATTGCAATCATTTTATCCCTCCAGTTCTATTGCTAAAGAGTATGTAGAGAATTGGCTTGAGAAGGCTCATTCAAACCCATCATCAAACCAAGACAAAGAAAGTCAAACAGCAGGAGGGTTTACTGCtctgcaaacacagaaaaaggtAGGAACATTTTCAGAGGAAACATCAGAAACAAGCAAAATCTTTGAACTCTCTTCACCAGAAAATGTGATCTCCCCTTCAGTCAAGCTAAGAGTACAGTCTTTCGAAAACAAATCAGTGCCTGCAGAGGAGAAAATCAGAGTTACGGCAAAAAATTCTGACAACCATACAGCACATGCAAATGGAGAAAACTACAACAGCTTAAGCCAGAAAGATGCACAGGCTACACCTCTACTAAACGGGATCTGCTCTGAAATACTTCCACCGAGAACTGAGACAGAAGAAGACATGGCCACACTTATTGGTACACTTTCCATGGAGCTACCGCCACCACCGCCTGATCTACTGAATGCAGATGATTTCACAAATAATGCAATATCTATAACCAGCAGCCCTATGAGCAGTCAGAGATCACATAATTATTCCCTAAGTAGTAGTCCTACTTCTGACGAGGTCATATCACCAGATGATACCACATTGGAAAAATCATCTTCTCAGAGCAAGAATCAACAGGGAGCAGAATTATCTAGAACACCATCCATTAAAAGAGCTCCTTTGATCAGTAATCGctctttggaaaaacaaatgtttctcagAAAGGCCACTGTGGATAAACATGCTTCACATAACAATGGCAATGAAGAGAGCAAGGCATTATCTACTCCCATCAGCAGTACTGGAAATGAAATCTGTACAACAGGGACAACACAACAGGTTGAAGTCACATCAGAGGAGACCAAGCAACCAATCTTAGAGGTGGGCACTCCATCTTTTTGTACTTCTGTGTCTCCACTTAGCTTAACCTCTGATGGAAGAATGTCTTCTTCCAGTGTTGTATCAAGTGAAACATCTGCTGTGGGGAATATTCCATTTCACATAACAAAACTTGAGACGCAATCGCCTaagagtttgatgaaaacagcTAAATTAAAAAGCAGTCCGTCTCCAGAGAGGAAGTTTCACACCAAGAAGTCCTCTGAACTTCAAAATACCTCTCCAAAACTATCACCAATGACTAGACGACTCCTGGATAAGCAAGTTCTTTCAGATAAAGGACCACAAAAACCTGAAGCACCCAATGCTAGGCCATTAACAGAGAGGAAACACCATGAAACAAAAGCACTCCAGAGAACTTCCCCGTGGTCTAAATCTCTAGATATGGCCTCACCACCTGGTAGGCAAAAACTCAGCAAAAAGCCGCTTCCAAGCAACCTCTCTGTGGACAGCCCTTCAGAACCAAACAAAGggaaaccaaagaaaacatcatCCCAAATAGAAAGCCACCAAACAGCACAGATGGAAGCTGATAACAGTGATGACGTTAAGGTCTCAGCAGGAGATCAAGATATATCTGTGATACCAGAGTTGAACATGAAGCCAGTCCTTGAGAAGATTTGCTACTCAATAAAATCTATAAGACAAATGACCAAGAATAAACGTCCATCCTGTTTGGAAAAGTCCAACAGCTTGCCTGACTTTTCCTCTCACGTGGCCTCAACATTTGGCTCCTCATCTAATGTTCTTCTTGCTTTTCTGGCTGTTATGACCTTGAAGGAAGGCTTGACGAACCTGCATATGAGCGAGCTAAACGCAAACAACGTCAGCTGTGCAGAAGcattaaaaatgattgattCTCTCAAAGAAATTGCCAACATCGAGGACTCCCAAAGACTGAGAACAAGTCTATTGGATTTGCAACAATCAGCTTCAATGCAGCTTCTGCAAAGCTGGAGGGGTTTCCAGGAACTTGGCGACAGATCCAAAACACGCAGTGTAACACCTCACACTTCAGAAGCTGGACTTGGGACGACAGTAGTTTCTGAACTAGACTGTGGCATTGgggaaaatgttattaatgaGATTATAGAAAATTTAGACATTCCTCAGAAGCTAAAGGAAGAGTTGGTTTCCCTTTCAGAAGGTGCAGAAGATGATGGTGGGCATGGAGGAAGTATCCCTTCTGCCACACCAAGGCTGTTTGCAGACCAAAGCAATCATGAAGACAcgcaaaacatttcaaacaaagaaTGTGTTGCTCAAGatgacaaacaaaatgctgaTGTGAGGTCTAATGTTACAATAATAACTAACATTAACCAGCCAAAACAACCAGAAATGGACAGAACTGAGGTGCTTTCAGAAGCAGCAAAATACAAACCATTAGGTCAAGCAACTGAGGACAATGGGTGCCAAGATTGGTCAAATTCTGTTTCTAATACCAAAAATATCCCACAAGAAAAGCATATTTGCAGGACCACATCTCCAAACTTACAGTCATGTAAGTATGTAGCAAGTAAAGGTAATCTGGAAAGACATGAGCAGCACCAGCAGGCATATACGAGTGAGAAATCAACacaagaaagggaaaaaaatagtgGAGATGTGTGCAGTGAGAAAAAACCTGTGAACCAAGAGCTGTACATGGATTGTAGGCAACTAACACAAAGTAAGAACAACTTAGAGACAGACTTAACCCAGAATGCTAAATCAGCTCCAGATGAGGAAACTCAGACAATACCAAGTGCCAATCAAGATTATTGTGAGCAAGGTACAGAAAAGAGAGCAGAAGTTACACATCCAGGGATAAAACAAGAGATCAGTGCATGTTCTAACCTCGGTAATCTGCCTGTGGAGAAGCAGCCAAGCTCAAATTATTATGtagaagttgatgtaaaagGGAATAAGGCAATATTAAACACAGGTGGTGAAAAACTACAAGAGGAAGATTCAACCGAGACTAAAAGTACAGTCTTACAAGGCCAAATGTGCAGCATGGGGTTAAGTTTAAGTACCGATGACAGTATAGGAAGCTCAGATGTAGAAGAGACATGTTCAGAGGAAGAGCAGCCAGAAGTTGATTGTAAAAAACTGCAGGTTATTGTTGAAGAAAGTTTGTCTGGcaatgaggaagaggaggaggaacccCTTCCGAAGTttgcagaacaaacaaaaaaaggcagagaGTTGGAGGCTTTGACAGAGGAGCCAGAGGAAGATCAGGTTAGCTCAGAAGATGAGGCCCAGTATACCGAAGAGGCAGAACGACAAATTTCTCCTGGAGGAGGCTCGATTGATCTATTAGAAAATTCTGATGTATGCAGCAAAAACGAGGACAGCAGTTTGATAATATCTGAAAGTTTAGAAaagatttttagatttaatgttGATGACAGTGGCAATGATGACAGCACCTTTGAGGAACATGTGGATGAAGTGCAGCCAAATGATGAAGATAAGCAAAAGAGAAGCTTAGTTGAAGAAAATCTAAGTTACTATGAACAAGAATGTAGTTCTGAGGAGGAACAAGCAAGTAAAGTAGGAACATTTAAGGAAAGCTATGCACAAAATCAAGAAATTCCACTGAGAGCACAGCTGGAAGAGTCAAATGAAGAGGCAGTTGTAGAAAGTCCTAAACAGCAGTCTGAAGAAGTCACAACCCAATCTGTTGCAGAGCGAGTGACTCTTCTAGAAAAGCAGGTGGCTGAAGCCCAGAAATCACAACTTGCACCAAAAAGTTCCACAATCAGACATTTCTCTCAAAGAAAATCCGCTCCAGAGTCAGAAGATTTTCCGTCTGAGTCAACCACGTCCGAGTTGGCTCTCTGCACCCGATCGGCTCCTCAGTCATCGTTATCTTTCAGCTACGACTCGAGCGGTGTTATAACCACAGAGCCTGAGGGAAGCAGAGTCAGATCCATTAGGGAAATGTTTTTAGCAAGGACTGGCAAAGACATCCAGCAGAGAGGCTTCCTGAGTCCCAGTGTATCGGAGCTGAGAGGAGAGACCTCGGACAGTGGAGGTTATCAGTCTCAGACCTCCAGCGACCTCTCGGGCGCTGAAGATGACTCGGCACAGAAATCCATCTCAAAAGGTTTTGTGAGGAGGGCGATCGAAATGCTCTATGGCAAAAAAGACCTTGAACCCGAGGAAGCCAGTGAAAGACCCCTTTCAGAGCCGGATCAGACAAAGAGGGAACCTTCAAGCATATTTTCACCATTCCAGGCAGCTAGATCCAAAGCAATGTCTGAATTGTCCTACTTCAATTCCTCCACTGCACTGGACATCTTCAGTGAAGCAACGAAATGCATTGCTTTCAATGCACAAGTGGGGCCTGGAGACAGTGTTCCTATTGATAACGGACGTTGGCTCCGTGGAGAAAACACATCAATGAGGAAGTCAGTGTCAGACCCAGCTGGAATAAACAAAACctttacaaacacatttcacCTGGACGAATTACATAAAGACGCAGAAGAGAAGACTCCATATTCACTGTTCAGTGCAAAGCCAGAGTTAGAAGACGAGACCAAATCCCAGCCTGGAAAGTGCACCTACTTCTCTCTGCCTCATGCCAGCGAATCAGAGGTGTGTCAGGAGGAAATGAGCACTGTAAGCAAGGGCAGCAAGACTGAAGACAGTGATGAAGAGACAAAGGACGCTTCAGAGAACAGCAAGACATGGGCAGAGAGAAACGGCACCTTGCCCAGCATTGGTGTTGCAGACTTTAAGATGAAAGATAATAAAGTGCACCCGCTGGTGGAGCTGCCATCTGATGGTGAGGTTGTGGTGGTGCAGCCTGGGAAAGGTCAGGTTGTTAATAGAAGAATTCAAGAGCCTGATGTTTTGGACTTGCTGTATTCTTTCTGTGGGGAGCATTGTCCCATACTGTGA